One region of Campylobacter concisus genomic DNA includes:
- the exbD gene encoding TonB system transport protein ExbD, translated as MRLNKKDGLNIVPFIDIMLVLLAIVLSISTFIAQGKIAIDLPSANSAEQSKEDDKKVSVVIDKDNKFFIDDVEISENELKDKLNAVDIKTLIELKSDKNSKFDSFVKVIDILKEKGHENFAIQTISE; from the coding sequence ATGCGTCTAAATAAAAAAGATGGGCTAAATATTGTCCCATTTATTGATATTATGCTTGTTTTGCTTGCTATCGTGCTTAGCATTTCGACTTTTATTGCTCAAGGCAAGATAGCTATTGATCTTCCAAGTGCAAACAGTGCTGAGCAAAGCAAAGAGGACGATAAAAAGGTAAGCGTAGTAATTGATAAGGATAATAAATTTTTTATAGATGATGTAGAAATTTCTGAGAATGAACTCAAAGATAAGCTAAATGCGGTTGATATAAAGACATTGATCGAACTAAAAAGCGATAAAAATTCGAAATTTGATAGCTTTGTCAAAGTAATTGATATATTAAAAGAGAAGGGCCACGAAAATTTTGCAATCCAAACAATCTCTGAATAA
- the exbB gene encoding TonB-system energizer ExbB — protein MELIKHHIDHVIIAILGIMSFFVLWYTIERIIFYSRVDIKGYKSIESLEEALTKNLTTLYIIYSNAPYVGLLGTVAGIMITFYDMGMAGGIDTKSIMVGLSLALKATAFGLLVAIPTLMIYNGFVRKVDVMLNRYKAENASK, from the coding sequence ATGGAGCTAATTAAACATCACATTGATCATGTAATTATTGCGATTTTAGGCATTATGAGTTTTTTTGTACTTTGGTATACGATTGAGCGTATTATTTTTTATTCACGCGTTGATATAAAAGGCTATAAAAGTATCGAATCGCTTGAAGAGGCACTAACCAAAAATTTAACCACACTTTACATTATCTACTCAAATGCACCATATGTAGGACTTCTTGGTACAGTTGCTGGAATTATGATCACATTTTATGATATGGGTATGGCAGGCGGAATCGATACTAAAAGCATAATGGTCGGCCTCTCTCTTGCGCTAAAAGCAACTGCTTTTGGACTACTTGTGGCGATACCGACTTTGATGATTTACAATGGTTTTGTCAGAAAAGTAGATGTAATGCTAAATAGATACAAGGCTGAAAATGCGTCTAAATAA